In a single window of the Nitrospirota bacterium genome:
- a CDS encoding MarC family protein, which yields MSNLSSHSLTVFLGFFAIMNPIANTPIFIGLTGDDDLATRKQIALRSLLTAFLIVFLFCILGKVIFELFGITLPAFRITGGALIILVGFQMLHGEQSTIHNPTKEDTNNAKEAKLSIAVSPLAMPILAGPGTIATAMNYSATGNILEIAITVASFAVLCGITYLFFIFGQRLVKFIGINGINVVTRLMGLILAVIGTQMVIQGIHEAKMLF from the coding sequence ATGAGCAACTTATCGAGCCATTCATTAACGGTTTTTTTGGGTTTCTTTGCAATAATGAACCCTATTGCCAACACGCCTATCTTTATTGGATTAACGGGTGATGATGATCTGGCAACCAGGAAACAAATTGCTCTCAGATCCTTACTAACGGCTTTTCTTATAGTCTTTCTCTTCTGTATCCTGGGAAAGGTAATTTTTGAGTTGTTTGGAATAACGCTGCCGGCATTTCGTATCACCGGTGGCGCACTTATTATTCTTGTAGGGTTTCAAATGCTGCACGGAGAACAGTCTACTATCCATAATCCCACCAAAGAGGACACCAATAATGCCAAAGAGGCAAAATTAAGTATTGCCGTATCGCCGTTGGCAATGCCCATTTTAGCCGGGCCGGGTACTATTGCAACAGCAATGAATTATTCGGCCACAGGCAATATCCTGGAGATTGCTATTACCGTGGCTTCCTTTGCAGTGCTCTGTGGAATTACCTATCTGTTCTTTATTTTCGGGCAACGTCTCGTCAAATTCATAGGTATCAATGGAATAAACGTGGTAACCCGCCTGATGGGTCTTATATTGGCCGTTATCGGAACACAAATGGTAATCCAGGGCATACACGAGGCAAAGATGCTTTTTTAA
- the cpaM gene encoding corrinoid protein-associated methyltransferase CpaM — protein MSTLIYMKILEQTPEKYDRGMRILTFGRIDRIKREIALTQVEAGDEVLEIGCGTGTLAAMMSARGAHVVGIDISEGMLAAARRNAPEAEFIHMTATEIGRLGKERFDRIVATLSFSELTEDELDLVLQASTVLLKAGGKLVVADEVLPCRWWSRVAARLIRWPLAAITFLLTQNTTHALRMFEARLGRAGFEVASRKDHLFGTLALIKAEKS, from the coding sequence ATGTCTACACTGATTTATATGAAGATACTGGAGCAGACTCCCGAAAAGTATGACCGGGGAATGCGTATTCTTACGTTTGGACGTATCGACCGGATCAAGCGGGAAATCGCCTTGACCCAGGTGGAGGCTGGAGACGAAGTCCTTGAGATCGGATGCGGGACAGGGACACTTGCCGCCATGATGAGCGCACGCGGAGCACACGTTGTGGGTATCGATATCTCGGAGGGTATGCTGGCTGCTGCCCGCAGGAATGCACCGGAGGCCGAGTTTATCCACATGACGGCAACGGAGATCGGCAGGTTAGGAAAAGAACGATTCGACAGGATTGTGGCAACGCTCTCCTTCAGCGAGCTTACGGAAGATGAACTCGACCTTGTACTGCAGGCCTCAACCGTTCTGCTTAAGGCAGGCGGCAAACTGGTGGTGGCCGATGAAGTCTTGCCTTGCCGGTGGTGGAGCCGCGTTGCTGCACGTCTGATCCGCTGGCCTTTGGCTGCAATCACTTTTCTGCTTACCCAAAACACCACGCACGCACTCAGGATGTTTGAAGCGCGGCTTGGGAGAGCCGGTTTTGAAGTTGCAAGCCGTAAGGACCACCTATTCGGAACTCTCGCACTCATCAAGGCGGAGAAATCATGA
- a CDS encoding metalloregulator ArsR/SmtB family transcription factor, which yields MKLKSMEPCCPAKPELKSRALLTEDQAVSLEQTFKILANGTRLRILHALFLAEEICVTDLAKTLGMKPTAVSNQLQRLTFSGIIESRRDGNQIFYRIVDPCVIKLLDSAWCLTADAEARVRERSEE from the coding sequence ATGAAATTGAAGAGTATGGAACCGTGTTGTCCCGCAAAGCCCGAACTCAAAAGCCGTGCCCTGCTGACGGAAGATCAGGCAGTCTCCCTTGAGCAGACTTTCAAGATACTCGCCAATGGCACCAGGCTCAGGATACTGCATGCCCTCTTTCTGGCTGAAGAGATATGCGTAACGGATCTGGCGAAAACCCTGGGCATGAAACCCACGGCTGTTTCGAACCAGCTTCAGCGATTGACATTCAGCGGAATCATCGAGTCCCGCCGGGACGGGAACCAGATATTCTATCGTATAGTTGATCCCTGCGTGATCAAGCTTCTGGACAGCGCCTGGTGTCTCACTGCAGACGCAGAGGCGCGGGTGCGGGAAAGGAGTGAAGAATGA
- a CDS encoding HgcAB-like fusion protein: MIRDFIKDLWLLFGRLFPFPTKPGLHRVGNPDRSSPVLVTCNFELTVRKVVQTLKRDAVDAWLLVAPTKGINVWCAAGGGHFTTDTVVSIINTSGIESMVDHRKLILPQLSATGVNIRALKKRTGWNPCFGPVDIKHLAAYLGRGKLKAEQEYRRVTFPFRDRLVMGTNLGFNSLLFLLLPMLVVSIWKSGLWWKSIPLLFVLAVLNTVLVFWLPGKPGVQKGFSLGLMASALFVVVSQAVWGMGPWETMGWTGWIVFLSTYLGYDMPSWSPLWRADVKELVLGVKRTRVEVIAEQCIGCGLCTTVCPANVFKMDSATRKSAVVNLDACQACGACIENCPNEAIRNNFRAGICSCPTCTVINAAKSLAQPADKQNEPDVEAPELRSIRIIDNVSLHKTTEDLHE; this comes from the coding sequence ATGATCCGGGATTTTATAAAAGACCTCTGGCTCCTCTTCGGCCGCCTCTTTCCCTTTCCCACAAAACCGGGACTCCACCGGGTGGGCAATCCCGACCGCTCTTCTCCGGTGCTGGTTACGTGCAACTTTGAACTGACGGTACGCAAGGTGGTTCAGACCCTGAAGCGTGACGCCGTTGATGCATGGCTGCTCGTTGCCCCGACAAAGGGTATCAATGTATGGTGTGCCGCAGGTGGCGGACACTTTACAACCGATACCGTTGTCTCTATTATCAACACGAGCGGGATTGAAAGCATGGTCGACCACCGCAAACTCATCCTCCCGCAATTGTCGGCAACCGGGGTAAATATCCGGGCACTGAAAAAACGTACAGGCTGGAACCCCTGCTTTGGTCCCGTGGACATCAAACATCTGGCTGCATATCTCGGAAGAGGAAAACTCAAGGCAGAGCAGGAATACCGCCGCGTGACCTTTCCCTTCAGGGACCGGCTCGTCATGGGGACAAACCTCGGGTTCAACTCTTTGCTCTTTCTTCTCCTGCCCATGCTTGTTGTTTCGATCTGGAAAAGCGGCCTCTGGTGGAAATCCATTCCCCTGCTCTTTGTCCTTGCAGTACTCAATACCGTGCTGGTCTTTTGGCTGCCTGGAAAACCCGGAGTGCAGAAAGGCTTTTCGCTCGGCCTCATGGCTTCGGCGCTGTTCGTGGTTGTTTCTCAGGCCGTATGGGGAATGGGGCCGTGGGAGACTATGGGCTGGACGGGATGGATAGTCTTTCTCTCAACCTACCTCGGCTATGACATGCCGAGCTGGTCGCCTCTGTGGCGGGCGGATGTTAAAGAACTTGTCCTGGGAGTGAAACGCACGCGTGTTGAAGTTATTGCGGAACAATGTATCGGCTGTGGACTTTGCACAACCGTTTGCCCGGCCAACGTATTTAAAATGGATTCCGCTACAAGGAAATCCGCGGTTGTGAACCTTGACGCCTGCCAGGCTTGCGGCGCATGCATTGAAAATTGTCCGAACGAGGCGATCAGGAACAACTTTCGCGCAGGAATCTGCTCCTGCCCTACGTGTACAGTAATCAATGCCGCCAAATCACTTGCGCAACCGGCAGATAAACAAAACGAACCGGATGTTGAGGCACCGGAGTTGCGCTCTATCCGGATTATCGACAACGTCAGTTTACATAAAACCACGGAGGATTTACATGAATAA
- a CDS encoding TetR/AcrR family transcriptional regulator: MNKTAKKFDRKTRRTQIVQAALRIIGSRGLGALTTAAIAKEVGISEATLYRHFKNKEEILNVMTEQIGAGLEENLKTVTAGSPVARLKEIYRLHFEYIEKNDGIPRLVFSEELHMRLPHIRKKLLEKVTAYSCKLSEIIKKGQKDGLIKEGVNSQAASMILIGMVQVTTLKWSLSGFSFSLVDEGMKLWKDYEKCLK, translated from the coding sequence ATGAATAAAACAGCTAAAAAGTTTGACAGAAAAACAAGGAGGACACAGATTGTTCAGGCTGCCCTCAGGATCATTGGAAGCCGGGGGCTGGGTGCACTGACAACCGCTGCAATAGCCAAAGAGGTTGGGATATCAGAGGCGACTCTTTACAGACATTTTAAAAACAAGGAAGAAATTCTCAATGTCATGACCGAACAGATTGGTGCAGGACTCGAAGAAAACCTTAAGACAGTGACCGCCGGTTCACCAGTTGCTCGTCTAAAAGAGATATACAGGCTCCATTTTGAGTATATAGAGAAAAATGACGGCATCCCCAGGCTTGTTTTCTCAGAAGAACTCCACATGAGGCTGCCCCATATCAGAAAAAAACTTTTAGAGAAGGTAACCGCTTACTCCTGCAAGCTGAGCGAAATTATAAAAAAAGGGCAAAAGGATGGGCTGATCAAGGAGGGGGTAAATTCCCAGGCTGCTTCCATGATATTAATCGGTATGGTGCAGGTAACGACACTTAAATGGTCTCTGAGCGGGTTTTCATTTTCTCTGGTGGATGAGGGGATGAAGCTATGGAAGGACTATGAAAAGTGTCTGAAATAA
- a CDS encoding MerC family mercury resistance protein, whose translation MNNNTSAKPARLSWLGSATSLFAVVACYGTVAAVALLSLVGVSVKLDESFMVKLITVLLIAALLGMGNSFRLHRHAGPLLLSIAAAALLFWVFYGKYSKPLELTGFAVLLAASVWDFRVKKRSCVCSEEAHCREKCGTPPPDS comes from the coding sequence ATGAATAACAATACATCTGCAAAACCTGCCCGTCTTTCCTGGCTGGGGTCAGCTACCAGCCTGTTTGCCGTGGTTGCCTGTTACGGCACCGTGGCGGCCGTGGCCCTGCTCTCCCTTGTTGGTGTCAGCGTGAAACTTGATGAATCGTTCATGGTGAAACTTATCACAGTGCTGCTGATAGCGGCTTTACTGGGGATGGGCAATTCCTTTCGTCTGCACCGGCATGCCGGTCCCCTCTTGCTGAGTATCGCAGCGGCTGCGCTCTTGTTTTGGGTATTCTACGGCAAATACTCAAAGCCACTTGAGCTGACCGGTTTTGCTGTATTGTTGGCTGCCTCGGTGTGGGACTTTCGGGTTAAGAAGCGCTCCTGTGTATGCAGTGAAGAGGCCCACTGCAGAGAGAAATGCGGAACGCCTCCCCCTGACAGTTAA